The following nucleotide sequence is from Bacteroidota bacterium.
ATGCGCTCGGCGATATTGCGGATCGTCACACTTTCGAGGCCGTTCTCGATATAGAGCTGCATAGCAGCATCGAGGATCGTTGCCCTCATCGATTCCCGCTCCCGCTCTTTGCGTTCTTGAATTCCCATAACAGTGGTCAATAACTAAACGCTGTTTAGTATGATTCCAAGAAAAATTGTATTTCTCGTACCCCACCCTTTGGAAGCACTACCACACATGTTGATATAGAATTCATACGGGCATTGTCACATGCCTCGGAAGAGACACGTTAAACCGGTAAGACACATGATGCTCTAATCGGTGTCGACGCCCCCGCTCATTACCAAACGATGAATTTTCAGTCACTTTGGCCCCCAAGTGAAACACTTGGACCCTTCGAGGGTTATTATGCCAAATAGTATGAAGTACGCATTAGTCATAACGCTTATAATGTCGCTCGGTCTCTCGGCCAAAGCCCAGCTGGTCGCGCGAAACGATCTGCCGAGTCCCGAACCACGATCCACGGTGACCCCGTCCGCGATTCCCGGCACCATCGAACATGCAAGCTATTCGGTGATCCTGGTACAGAACAAGAATAATACCGCATTCGAAGTGATCTCGCCCCGCGCAACCAAGGCGGATGTGAAGCTCGTCACGCCGGACGGCAACGACGTCTGCACCATTCACAAAGGCGCGATCCACATCGGCCGCAACCGCTTCTCGCTTGCCAAGAGCCGCAAACTCGGCAAAGGCATCTACTACGCGATCTCCAAACTCTCGAACGGCGAGCAGTTCGCCGATCGGATCGTGGTGGAAAAATAACCCACTCGCTTCTTCCGGTCTTACCGCTTGACGATCACACTGGTTGCCACTGTCCCTTGCTTCGTCTTCGCTACCAGTTGATAGCTCCCCTCCTCCACTTCTTGTAGCGGGAAGTACATCGTCGTGAGATTCGGGTCGGTGTCTACGGCGACGGACATCACTACGTGACCTAGAAGATCAACAAGACTTACCGTTACCCGCTCGCCGCTCGAGCGGAAGGTGACGGTCGTGCCGCGAGTTGCGGGGTTTGGGTATGCGCCGAGCTCTTCGCGGCTCTCGAGTTTGACTGGCACCGCATACTTCTGGTTCAAGTGGATCGGGATCTTCGGTGAGCCGTGCAACAGCAGCAACCCACTCGAGTCGGGCGTAAGGCTTCCGTTGGAGTAGGTCGAGTAGGCCTGAAAGAGTACATCGGCGAATTTGTCATTGTCAGCATTCACATCAACTGCTTCGACCGTTGCGCCTTGTTCGTAGCCGATCGCAATATCGGCCTTGTCGTCGATTGCGTCGCCAAGCACGTAGTAGTAGTCAGTGCCGGGCGAAAATGCTCCGCCTTCCCCGTTCGTCTTGATCACCGGGCGACCGGTGCCCGTAATATCACCACACTGCGTGATGAAGCCACCCCAATGATAGTTCTTGTATGCCGGATCGATCACTCCCGGATGCCGCAGGATGAACTCAGCCTGCTGGAATTCCCCTGAAACCGACGCACCGGTATCGACGGTCAATCGCTTCGTGCCAAACTCCACTCCGCCACGGAAAATCCAGATCGAGTTCTGCATGAAACCGTCGGTCTGGAGCGGAATTAGGAGATCGACCGAGTGGTCGTCCGGTTTGCGTGGAAGTGCCTGCATTGGTGGGTACTCGAACGAAGGAGGGAGTTGCGGAAGAAGGTGAAGATTCTGGGACACCGATATCAGAGTATCGAATTCGGATGCTTGATAGTACTTCGCAAGCGAGAATGCTCGAGAGGACTGGCAGTAGAAACAATTTCCATACGCATCAAAGTAAACGACATCAATTCGACCGTCACCGTTGAAATCGCCGATGAAGCCGTCACGAGTTGGATCGCGTTTCACCGTATCACGTGGCTTCCAATCAGGAAATTCGTATACAGAATCTGATAGTACCGGAGATACAGACTCATACAATTGTTCGCCACCGTGGAAGAAAGCAAATCCGTAGCGAGAGCTGTCCAAATCAACTTGATACGGTGTCCAATTGGTGTATAACTCCATTAGGATGTCGTCAACCGTGTCGTTGTCCATCGGACCAATAACTAAGGGGGCAGCCAGACTGAACCCGTATCCCCCTTCGGGATGATCGTTTCCCTGTAAAGAAGACCAGAGAAACGTCACATGGCTCGTATCATACCGCCCCAGCGAGTCTGCCCAGTAAATGGAGGGGCGCCCGTGATTCCTAACGTCAACAGGAATAAGCATATCGAGATCAACAGCATCATGAAAGTGACCAAACCGAACGCCATATTGTGGGCTGCCTCCGTCGTTCTTGATTCGTAGAACGCTCACGAACTCCAGTTTCGAAAGATCGAATGGCTTCGGGGACCGGTAGATCAGTGGGTAGTAGGGTTCAGTCTTTTCGTCGTTTATCGTGAAATACAGGTGATCCGTGTCATCCTTCGGCGCAGGAAACCACGCAATGTCGGCACCGAAGTATGGAATCTGTTTCATCGAGACCATTTTCTCGTCGATGCCATTTCCGATTCGCGGTTTCCAGCAGCTGGGGTCAAGAACGGTCTGGGCGTGTGCCAGAGTCGCCACCATTGTCAGGAGGATCAGGCTGACGAAGACAATTCTTCCGTAACGTTTCATAGAGAAAGGCCGGAGCGGGAAGCGATGCGTCTCGCGCTCATGAATTCCAACCGTCGACGAGGCACAATGTTTCCATTTCATGCGTTGGGGACGAACATTTCCCCACGCTCGGCACGGAGCGTCTGCACCCCACGAATACATTCATGTGCACCGGTGTTAACCACACTCGTATGCGAATCTATTTTATCGGGATCTGCGGGACGGCGATGGGGAACGGTGCACTCCTCATGCGCGAGATGGGCTATGAGGTGGTCGGTTCGGACGAGAACGTCTATCCGCCGATGTCGGACCTGCTGGCCGCGAGCGGCATCACGGTCTATTCCGGCTACTCGAGCGACCATTTTGCGCATAAGCCCGATCTCGTCGTGATCGGTAATGCGATGAGCCGCGGCAACGCGGAGGTGGAGTTCGTGCTGAACGAACGTCTGCGATATACATCGCTCGCGGAATTACTGAAGCATCACGTCATTCAAGGGCGCGAGTCGGTCGTTGTCAGCGGCACCCACGGCAAGACGACGACATCGGCGCTGGCGTCATGGACGTTCGAGTGCGCCGGCCTGAAGCCGAATTTCCTCGTCGGCGGAGTGCTTGAGAATTTCGGACGTGGATATCAGGCCAATCCCGAGAGCAACTACGTCATCCTCGAAGGCGACGAGTACGACACCGCGTTCTTCGACAAGCGCTCGAAGTTTTTGCACTACCTCCCGACGACGCTCATCGTCAATAACATCGAGTTCGATCATGCCGATATTTTCTCATCGCTCGACGAGATCAAGCTCTCGTTCCGTCGCCTCGTTGGGCTCGTGCCGCAGAATGGCGTCGTGATCGCCAACGGCGACGATGCGAATGTGATCGATGTCATCGCGAACTCGCTCGCACCTATCGAGACCTTCGGGATCACTGCGGGCTGTGCGTGGCGTGCCGAGAACATCGTCTATGGCGAGAGTTCGTCCACGTTCGATGTCGTCCACAATGGCAAGGTCGAATCGCGGTTGAAAGTGAACTTGCTCGGCGAGTTCAACGTCCGCAATGCGCTGGCGGTGACGATCTCAGCACGGCATCACAACATTCCCTACGACGAGATCGCCGTCGCGTTCTCGACGTTCGAAAATGTGAAGCGACGTCTTGAGTTCAAAGGAGAGTTCGGCGGAGTGAAGGTGTACGATGATTTCGCGCATCACCCAACCGCCATCCGCGAGACGCTCAAAGCCTTCCGAAATAAGTATCCCACCGAGCGCATCATCGCAGTCTTCGAGCCCCGCTCGAACACCACGCGCCGCAACATCTTTCAGAAAGAGCTCGCCGAGTGTTTCGCCGATGCGAACGTCGTCTTCATCTCACAGATCGCGCGGCTGCATCTTCTGAGCGAATCGGAACGCCTGAACCCCGAGCAAGTGATGAGCGACCTGCGCACGGCAGGGAAGGAAGCATACTATTTGCCGGATGCCGATACCATCAGCACAAAGGTAGCGGAAGTCGCAAAGGGCGGTAATGTCGTGATCGTGATGTCGAACGGCGGGTTCGGGGGGATACATGGGATGCTGAAGGAAAAGCTAAGCTCGAAGTGATCTGTCCTTAGCTGTCATTCTGAGGAGTGGCTTTAGCCCGACGAAGAATCCCTTTAGGATTGCCGAGAGAGTCGTCCATACCGAGAGAGATTCTTCGCTCTGCTCAGAATGACAGAGGGATCACGCGTTCTCTATCGCCACCATCACCTGCTCCGGTTCGATCTCGCGCATGCACCGGAAATGACCCTTCGGGCAGCGCGACATGCCGATCGTTGTGCATGGTCTGCATCGCAGCTTCTCTACCTCTAATACGATTGATGACTTCGCACGCGGGAAGAATCCGAGCGAGCGCACCGTCGGTCCGAACATCGAAACAGTCGGCACTCCGGCTGCAGCCGCGATGTGCATTAGTGCCGAGTCGTTCGTGACGGCGACATGCGCACGGGCGAATTCCTCGGGCAATGCTTCGAGCGGGACTTCGCCGCAGCGGATGCGAAATGAGTCCTTCGGCAAGTCCTCTGAGATGTACTGCGCTAACTCGCGCTCGTCCGCAGAACCGAAGCATTCGATGGTATATCCCTTCTCCACTAACTCTTTCGCAAGCGCCCGGTAGTATGGCGGCGGCCATTGCTTGTTGTAATGCTTCGCGCCAGGGCAGAATGCGATAAGTTTGTCGTCGGGCGTGATCGGCGCGAGATCGAACGTCGGCGCTTCGCCGGTGTCCTTCACGTCGAGCGCGGCTGCGGTCTCGAAGTAGCGGCCGATGGCGTCGGGATCGTGGCGGAGGAAATCAAACTTCAGATCGACGAGAAACCAGCGCTTGATAGGACGTTTGCGAATAATAGCAATCTTCGCGCCACTCAACTTGCGTAATACCCGAGAGCGCAGACTTCCGTGCAGATCGAGGACGTGGGTGTAGTTCTTCGCTTGCAGCTCAGCGCGCATAGCGCTGAGCTTCGTCGCTTTGGTATCGAAGGCGATGATGTTCGTCAGCCCCGGAAATCTGCGGGCGAGCGGCTCAAACTGACTCTTGACGATCAGATCGATCTCGGCATCCGGATATTTCCGACGCAGCGCGCGAATAAGCGGCATCATCAGTACGATGTCGCCAAGCGAACTGAGGCGGATCAGTAGGATGCGTGGGGTCATGAATAGTTATAACAGCCTCTCATTCTGAGTGAAGCGAAGAATCCCTTCAGGTCTGGCGAAACGATCCGTACACGCCTCAAGGGATTATTCGTTCGGGCTGAAGCCCTCCTCAGAATGACATGTGTGCACGAGTTGCATTCATTCGCAACCCGCACGTGTTTTATCGTATAATCATTCCTAACAACGCAGGCAACAATGAAAAAAGCACAAACGCTCGGCGAGCTTCGGGCCTCGGGCTACCACGTGCAGAGCATCAAGGATGAGGTTCGAAAGAATCTGGTCGAGAAACTTCGCGCTAAAGAGACGCTCTTTCCGGGCGTGATCGGCTACGAAGAGACCGTCATCCCCCAGATCGTGAACGCGCTGCTGGCTAAGCATGACATCATCCTGCTCGGCCTGCGCGGACAAGCCAAGACGCGCCTTGCGCGCAGCCTTGTGAATCTGCTCGACGAGTGGACGCCCATCATCGCGGGCTCCGAGGTCATGGATAATCCGTACGACCCCATCTCGTTCTACGGTCGTTCGCGCGTTGCCGAACTTGGCGACGACACGCCGATCGACTGGATCCACCGCTCCGAACGCTACGGAGAGAAGCTCGCGACGCCTGATGTCACGATCGCCGACCTCATCGGCGACATCGATCCGCTCAAAGCCGCCGCGCAGCGTTTGCATTATTCGCACGAAGGCGCGATCCATTTCGGCATCATCCCACGCACGAACCGCGGCATCTTTACGATCAACGAATTGCCCGATCTGCAGCCGCGCATTCAGGTGGGCTTGTTCAATATCCTCGAAGAGCGCGATATCCAGATCCGCGGATTCAAAGTTCGCATCCCGCTCGATTCGATGATGATCTTCACGGCGAACCCGGAAGATTATACGAACCGCGGCAATATCATCACGCCGCTCAAGGACCGCATCGCGGCGCAGATCATCACGCACTATCCGCTCGATCTCGACCACGCCATCGCCATCACCGAGCAGGAAGCATGGACGAAGCGCTGGGGCGAGGAAGGACTCGTCGTGCCATACTACTTCCGCGAGATTATCGAACAAATCGCGGTCGAAGCGCGCGCATCGGATTGGGTCGATCAGAAGTCGGGTGTCTCGGCACGTCTGAGCACCAGCGCGATGGAGACGCTCATCTCGAACGCCGAACGCCGCGCGCTCTCGAACGGCGATACCATCATCGCGCCGCGCATCACCGATCTTGCCGCAGTGGTGACGGGCATCACGGGCAAGGTCGAGTTGGTATTCGAAGGCGAAGAGGAAGGTATCTCGACCGTTGCGAAGGCGCTTATCGGTCGCGCGGTCAAGACGATCTTCAAAAAGTATTTCCCCGACCCGATGGCCAAAGCCAAGCGTAAGCCGGGCAACGAGCCGCCTGAGAAATCCGACTACGATGAGATCCTCTCGTGGTTCGCCAAAGGCAACAACCTTGCCATCAGCGACACGATGACCTTCGATGCATACTCGCACGAGCTTTCGCGTGTGCCGCGCTTGAAAGAACTTGCAGCAAAGAATATCAGCGTGCCGGAAGCCGACCGCTTCTCGCTCGCATCGGCGATGGAGTTCATCCTCGAGGGCTTGCACCAACACTCGAAGATCGCGAAGGCCGATTCGTTCGGCGATCCGAAGGTGAGCTACGGCGATATGGTCGGCGCTCTCTTTA
It contains:
- a CDS encoding glycosyltransferase family 9 protein — translated: MTPRILLIRLSSLGDIVLMMPLIRALRRKYPDAEIDLIVKSQFEPLARRFPGLTNIIAFDTKATKLSAMRAELQAKNYTHVLDLHGSLRSRVLRKLSGAKIAIIRKRPIKRWFLVDLKFDFLRHDPDAIGRYFETAAALDVKDTGEAPTFDLAPITPDDKLIAFCPGAKHYNKQWPPPYYRALAKELVEKGYTIECFGSADERELAQYISEDLPKDSFRIRCGEVPLEALPEEFARAHVAVTNDSALMHIAAAAGVPTVSMFGPTVRSLGFFPRAKSSIVLEVEKLRCRPCTTIGMSRCPKGHFRCMREIEPEQVMVAIENA
- a CDS encoding T9SS type A sorting domain-containing protein → MKRYGRIVFVSLILLTMVATLAHAQTVLDPSCWKPRIGNGIDEKMVSMKQIPYFGADIAWFPAPKDDTDHLYFTINDEKTEPYYPLIYRSPKPFDLSKLEFVSVLRIKNDGGSPQYGVRFGHFHDAVDLDMLIPVDVRNHGRPSIYWADSLGRYDTSHVTFLWSSLQGNDHPEGGYGFSLAAPLVIGPMDNDTVDDILMELYTNWTPYQVDLDSSRYGFAFFHGGEQLYESVSPVLSDSVYEFPDWKPRDTVKRDPTRDGFIGDFNGDGRIDVVYFDAYGNCFYCQSSRAFSLAKYYQASEFDTLISVSQNLHLLPQLPPSFEYPPMQALPRKPDDHSVDLLIPLQTDGFMQNSIWIFRGGVEFGTKRLTVDTGASVSGEFQQAEFILRHPGVIDPAYKNYHWGGFITQCGDITGTGRPVIKTNGEGGAFSPGTDYYYVLGDAIDDKADIAIGYEQGATVEAVDVNADNDKFADVLFQAYSTYSNGSLTPDSSGLLLLHGSPKIPIHLNQKYAVPVKLESREELGAYPNPATRGTTVTFRSSGERVTVSLVDLLGHVVMSVAVDTDPNLTTMYFPLQEVEEGSYQLVAKTKQGTVATSVIVKR
- a CDS encoding magnesium chelatase → MKKAQTLGELRASGYHVQSIKDEVRKNLVEKLRAKETLFPGVIGYEETVIPQIVNALLAKHDIILLGLRGQAKTRLARSLVNLLDEWTPIIAGSEVMDNPYDPISFYGRSRVAELGDDTPIDWIHRSERYGEKLATPDVTIADLIGDIDPLKAAAQRLHYSHEGAIHFGIIPRTNRGIFTINELPDLQPRIQVGLFNILEERDIQIRGFKVRIPLDSMMIFTANPEDYTNRGNIITPLKDRIAAQIITHYPLDLDHAIAITEQEAWTKRWGEEGLVVPYYFREIIEQIAVEARASDWVDQKSGVSARLSTSAMETLISNAERRALSNGDTIIAPRITDLAAVVTGITGKVELVFEGEEEGISTVAKALIGRAVKTIFKKYFPDPMAKAKRKPGNEPPEKSDYDEILSWFAKGNNLAISDTMTFDAYSHELSRVPRLKELAAKNISVPEADRFSLASAMEFILEGLHQHSKIAKADSFGDPKVSYGDMVGALFTGGFATDDEDDDSEEEIDDL
- the mpl gene encoding UDP-N-acetylmuramate:L-alanyl-gamma-D-glutamyl-meso-diaminopimelate ligase, translated to MCTGVNHTRMRIYFIGICGTAMGNGALLMREMGYEVVGSDENVYPPMSDLLAASGITVYSGYSSDHFAHKPDLVVIGNAMSRGNAEVEFVLNERLRYTSLAELLKHHVIQGRESVVVSGTHGKTTTSALASWTFECAGLKPNFLVGGVLENFGRGYQANPESNYVILEGDEYDTAFFDKRSKFLHYLPTTLIVNNIEFDHADIFSSLDEIKLSFRRLVGLVPQNGVVIANGDDANVIDVIANSLAPIETFGITAGCAWRAENIVYGESSSTFDVVHNGKVESRLKVNLLGEFNVRNALAVTISARHHNIPYDEIAVAFSTFENVKRRLEFKGEFGGVKVYDDFAHHPTAIRETLKAFRNKYPTERIIAVFEPRSNTTRRNIFQKELAECFADANVVFISQIARLHLLSESERLNPEQVMSDLRTAGKEAYYLPDADTISTKVAEVAKGGNVVIVMSNGGFGGIHGMLKEKLSSK